A genome region from Methylobacterium sp. FF17 includes the following:
- the pstS gene encoding phosphate ABC transporter substrate-binding protein PstS has product MKFTTLAALVGLGLATLAPAQAADITGAGATFPFPVYSKWAEAYRKDSGMGLNYQSIGSGGGIKQIQAKTVDFGATDAPLKGPALEKDGLVQFPTVMGGVVTVVNIPGVEPGKLKLTGEIIAEIYAGKIAKWSDAKIAKLNEGLKLPEANITPVYRSDASGTTNIFTTYLSQASEAWKKEFGAATTVSWPVGQGGKGNEGVTATVKQVPNAIGYVESAYAKQNKLSHTLIQNKAGKFPQPDDKAFQAAAASADWKSAPGFGISLTDQAGDDAWPITAATFILVHKDPADPAKTADVLKFFNWAYKNGDKLAIDLDYVPLPDAVVGQIHDAWKEIKGKDGKPVFNM; this is encoded by the coding sequence TCGGCCTCGCCACCCTCGCGCCCGCCCAGGCGGCCGACATCACCGGCGCCGGCGCGACCTTCCCGTTCCCGGTCTATTCGAAGTGGGCCGAAGCCTACCGCAAGGACAGCGGCATGGGCCTCAACTACCAGTCGATCGGTTCGGGCGGCGGCATCAAGCAGATCCAGGCCAAGACCGTCGATTTCGGCGCCACCGACGCGCCGCTGAAGGGCCCCGCCCTCGAGAAGGACGGCCTCGTCCAGTTCCCGACCGTCATGGGCGGCGTCGTCACCGTGGTGAACATCCCGGGCGTCGAGCCGGGCAAGCTGAAGCTGACCGGTGAGATCATCGCCGAGATCTATGCCGGCAAGATCGCCAAGTGGTCGGACGCCAAGATCGCCAAGCTGAACGAGGGCCTGAAGCTCCCCGAGGCGAACATCACCCCGGTCTACCGCTCGGACGCCTCCGGCACGACCAACATCTTCACCACCTACCTCTCGCAGGCCTCCGAGGCCTGGAAGAAGGAATTCGGCGCCGCCACCACGGTGAGCTGGCCGGTCGGCCAGGGCGGCAAGGGCAACGAGGGCGTGACCGCCACCGTCAAGCAGGTCCCGAACGCCATCGGCTACGTCGAGTCGGCCTACGCCAAGCAGAACAAGCTCAGCCACACCCTGATCCAGAACAAGGCCGGCAAGTTCCCGCAGCCCGACGACAAGGCCTTCCAGGCCGCCGCCGCCAGCGCCGACTGGAAGTCAGCCCCGGGCTTCGGCATCTCCCTGACCGACCAGGCCGGTGACGATGCCTGGCCGATCACCGCCGCCACCTTCATCCTGGTCCACAAGGACCCGGCCGACCCGGCCAAGACCGCCGACGTGCTGAAGTTCTTCAACTGGGCCTACAAGAACGGCGACAAGCTCGCCATCGACCTCGACTACGTGCCGCTGCCCGACGCCGTCGTCGGCCAGATCCACGACGCGTGGAAGGAGATCAAGGGCAAGGACGGCAAGCCCGTCTTCAACATGTGA